The region TTAAAGCCTTTACTCATTCCCTTGGGAACATATCCTATAAGCTTCTTCATGTCATCTAGATTCCATTCTCCCCATGCAGTTCCATCTGCTAAAAGCCCTAAAGGTACAGCTAAAATAAGAATTCCCAATATAGCATATAAAAACTTATTTTTTATTTCTTTACCTTTGTATATTATATCTGGTGCTGCTTTCTTCACATAGCTATATACACCCACCGCTATTACTCCTTCTATAACTCCAGCAACCAACAAATGCGGTATTAACATGGCTGGAATAGAAACATTCAAACTATATGGGCTGTATAATGGTCGTCCTAAAGCATCTTTAAATAGTAAAGGTTGAATTCCAAATTCAATTGCTGCAAAAAAGGCCGCTACATTTATAGAAATATATCCTGATAAAAACACTCCAAAATATTCAGCTTTTTTGCCCTTTGAAATCTTTTTAAAAAGATTAAATAGATTAAACGCCACAAAGGGAATTACAAACGCCATATTAAAGCAGTTTACTCCTATTGCCAGAATACCACCATCTCCAAAAAATATAGCCTGTATCACAAGTGCTACTGTAATTGCAAGCACCGCGGCATATGGCCCAAGTAATATAGCTATAAGTGCTCCTCCTATAGCGTGTGCAGTAGTTCCTCCCGGAATTGGAGCATTAAACATCATAACTAAAAATGAAAAAGCTGCTGCAACTCCAAGTAGTGGCATCTTTTGCTTGCTCATTTCATTCTTTACTTTTATACTTGCTTTTCTCCATATAGGCACCATTACAACTGCAAAAACAGCACAAGTTGAAGGACTTAAATAATTATCAGGTATATGCATACATATAAGCCTC is a window of Clostridium pasteurianum DNA encoding:
- the cbiM gene encoding cobalt transporter CbiM; its protein translation is MHIPDNYLSPSTCAVFAVVMVPIWRKASIKVKNEMSKQKMPLLGVAAAFSFLVMMFNAPIPGGTTAHAIGGALIAILLGPYAAVLAITVALVIQAIFFGDGGILAIGVNCFNMAFVIPFVAFNLFNLFKKISKGKKAEYFGVFLSGYISINVAAFFAAIEFGIQPLLFKDALGRPLYSPYSLNVSIPAMLIPHLLVAGVIEGVIAVGVYSYVKKAAPDIIYKGKEIKNKFLYAILGILILAVPLGLLADGTAWGEWNLDDMKKLIGYVPKGMSKGFKFNSPFKDYSFGFLNQYFGYVLSALVGVVLILIIFKFVERINLRKNKKEIR